The Pungitius pungitius chromosome 10, fPunPun2.1, whole genome shotgun sequence genome has a window encoding:
- the LOC119228669 gene encoding collagen alpha-2(VI) chain-like isoform X2 yields the protein MAFEISALIILCALQAAAPQGLVPRGPRPVPGRGDSPDPTPPPLLPIPPDGIIDCPIKVFFTLDTSETIALHEAPPGSLVKTVMEFTKVFAQRLVDEQYKGQVQMSWSIGGLNYSETQHVFSPFTTKETFIRNLNRIVYEGKGTHTDCALQRMTQQLTNHYSGTKPVLFSVVITDGYVTAEPCGGMREMADKAREKGIQIFSVAASRSVDEPGMKDIAGPLHEVYRDDYKVVDIVSGRPEINTASIHRIIQIMKHQAYAQCYQLKCLKTPGMPGQPGPDGPKGSKGDRGFAGRKGETGKQGDPGIEGPIGKPGPKGETGLRGDKGEIGTVGAKGVVGVAGGNGTDGRKGKMGHVGAPGCKGDPGDKGSDGYQGDFGATGPPGENGAKGYLGLPGKSGRPGLQGNPGAKGDVGHPGNPGPPGEKGFVGIGGLPGEGGEGGRRGDPGTKGRPGPDGLKGEKGELGLLGARGRPGEDGFKGAKGDPGLPGPRGPTGEPGGPGKTGPIGNPGDPGRRGDSGPPGPKGDNGRPGFSYSGPRGPAGDKGDPGRKGPTGSRGDCGAKGEAGNNGPPGDSGEPGQRGQPGERGPRGDSGPDGHPGPAGDPGLNDCDVMSYMRETCGCCDCEKHCGALDIVFVIDSSESVGLTNFTLEKNFVINTINRLGSMASDPTSTSGTRVGVVQFSHNGTFEAIRLDDPKINSMSAFKAAVKELQWIAGGTFTPSALKFAYDNLIRDGKRARAKVSVVVITDGRFDPRDDDHLLQYLCDNGVVVNAIGVGDMFDKTQDNEILDSIACNKKERVTEMGRYVDLVSEVFMNTMENVLCPDPVVVCPDLPCQSLPDVSACVQRPVDLVFLLDGSERLGLENFRLVREFVQKVAENLALAGSGNDPMRARLALVEFGKEVENRVAFPLTHDPAVIAGGIARLGYLDTSSSVGPAITYAIDNILSRGRGRKTRPNAEVSFVFITDGVTDSSDLDEAVSAMRREQVISTVVATSSDVNHDVLMKLAMDDKDAIFVGKDLSDLARSSLFDRFIQWVC from the exons ATGGCTTTCGAGATTTCGGCGCTCATCATTCTGTGCGCGCTCCAAGCTGCGGCCCCTCAAGGATTGGTCCCTCGGGGACCCAGGCCAGTACCCGGCCGAGGTGACAGCCCAGATCCGACTCCGCCTCCACTTCTGCCGATACCCCCAG ATGGGATAATCGACTGTCCCATCAAGGTGTTCTTCACCCTGGACACCTCGGAGACTATCGCCCTACACGAGGCCCCGCCTGGCAGCCTGGTGAAAACAGTCATGGAGTTCACGAAGGTCTTTGCCCAGAGGCTGGTCGACGAGCAGTACAAGGGCCAGGTCCAGATGTCCTGGTCCATAGGAGGCCTGAACTACTCTGAGACGCAGCACGTCTTCAGCCCGTTCACAACCAAGGAGACCTTCATCAGGAACCTCAACAGGATCGTGTATGAAGGCAAAGGCACCCACACCGACTGCGCCCTCCAAAGAATGACTCAACAACTAACCAACCACTACTCCGGGACCAAGCCCGTCCTCTTCTCTGTGGTCATCACTGACGGGTATGTGACGGCAGAGCCGTGCGGAGGGATGAGGGAGATGGCGGACAAGGCCCGGGAGAAGGGAATCCAAATTTTCTCAGTGGCAGCGTCCAGGAGCGTCGATGAACCGGGAATGAAGGACATAGCCGGCCCGCTCCATGAAGTGTACCGTGACGACTACAAGGTTGTGGACATCGTCAGCGGGAGGCCAGAAATAAACACCGCATCCATCCATCGCATCATACAAATTATG aaacatCAAGCCTATGCACAG TGCTACCAACTAAAATGCTTGAAGACACCCGGGATGCCCGGGCAACCGGGGCCCGACGGTCCGAAA GGCTCAAAGGGAGACAGGGGTTTTGctgggagaaaaggagagacgGGCAAACAG ggTGATCCCGGCATTGAAGGTCCAATCGGAAAACCTGGTCCGAAG GGAGAGACTGGTCTGAGAGGTGACAAG GGTGAAATCGGAACAGTTGGAGCAAAG GGTGTGGTGGGAGTAGCTGGCGGGAATGGAACTGACGGTCGAAAG GGTAAAATGGGCCATGTTGGAGCTCCTGGTTGCAAAGGTGATCCGGGTGACAAG GGATCAGATGGTTACCAGGGAGACTTTGGAGCCACGGGGCCACCCGGTGAAAATGGAGCAAAG GGATATCTAGGGCTCCCTGGGAAGTCGGGTCGTCCGGGCCTTCAGGGCAACCCAGGAGCAAAG ggggatgttggacatCCTGGAAATCCAGGGCCACCAGGAGAAAAGGGTTTTGTG GGAATTGGTGGCTTacctggagaaggaggtgaaggg GGCCGGAGAGGAGACCCAGGGACAAAGGGAAGGCCGGGCCCCGATGGGCTAAAAGGAGAAAAG GGAGAACTGGGGCTGCTGGGAGCCAGAGGACGGCCCGGAGAAGACGGATTCAAGGGCGCGAAG GGAGACCCAGGACTGCCAGGACCGAGGGGTCCGACGGGAGAACCGGGGGGTCCCGGAAAAACT GGCCCAATAGGAAATCCCGGAGATCCTGGAAGAAGGGGAGACTCAGGGCCACCTGGACCAAAA ggtGACAACGGAAGACCGGGATTCAGCTATTCTGGACCGAGAGGACCAGCT GGAGACAAAGGCGATCCGGGTAGAAAAGGACCCACGGGGAGCAGAGGTGATTGTGGTGCTAAAGGGGAAGCTGGAAATAACGGACCACCAGGAGACTCT GGGGAGCCGGGTCAGCGGGGTCAGCCCGGGGAGAGAGGACCCAGAGGAGATAGTGGACCAGAC gggCACCCAGGACCAGCGGGGGATCCGGGGCTTAAC GACTGTGACGTCATGAGTTACATGAGGGAGACGTGCGGTTGCTGTG ACTGTGAGAAGCACTGTGGAGCTCTGGACATTGTATTTGTAATTGATAGCTCCGAGAGCGTCGGGCTCACCAACTTCACTCTGGAAAAGAACTTTGTTATCAACACCATCAACCGGTTGGGATCTATGGCCAGCGACCCTACGTCGACAAGCG GCACACGAGTCGGAGTCGTTCAATTCAGTCACAACGGGACCTTCGAGGCCATCCGTCTCGACGATCCCAAAATCAACTCCATGTCGGCCTTCAAAGCGGCAGTGAAGGAGCTGCAGTGGATAGCCGGCGGCACCTTCACCCCCTCGGCCCTAAAGTTTGCCTACGATAACCTCATCAGGGACGGCAAGAGGGCCCGGGCCAAAGTGTCCGTGGTGGTGATCACAGACGGCCGCTTTGACCCGCGCGACGACGACCACCTGCTCCAGTACCTCTGCGACAACGGCGTGGTGGTTAACGCCATCGGGGTCGGCGACATGTTTGACAAGACACAGGATAACGAGATCCTGGACTCCATCGCGTGCAACAAGAAGGAGCGCGTCACCGAGATGGGTCGCTACGTCGACTTGGTGTCCGAGGTGTTCATGAACACGATGGAGAACGTCCTCTGCCCCG ACCCTGTGGTGGTGTGCCCTGATCTCCCCTGCCAAAGCC TGCCCGATGTGTCTGCGTGCGTCCAGCGGCCGGTGGATTTGGTGTTTCTGCTGGACGGCTCGGAGCGCCTCGGGCTGGAGAATTTCCGGCTGGTCCGTGAGTTCGTGCAGAAGGTGGCGGAGAACTTGGCCCTGGCCGGCAGCGGCAACGACCCCATGAGAGCCCGCTTGGCGTTGGTAGAGTTCGGCAAGGAGGTCGAGAACAGAGTGGCCTTCCCTCTCACGCACGACCCCGCCGTCATCGCCGGCGGCATTGCGCGCTTGGGTTATCTCGACACTTCTTCGAGCGTGGGGCCCGCCATCACCTACGCCATCGACAACATCCTGAGCAGGGGGAGAGGTCGCAAGACGAGACCCAACGCGGAGGTGTCATTTGTGTTCATCACAGACGGCGTCACCGACAGCAGCGACCTGGACGAGGCGGTGAGCGCGATGCGCAGGGAACAGGTGATTTCCACGGTGGTAGCCACGAGCAGTGACGTTAACCACGACGTCCTGATGAAGCTGGCCATGGATGACAAGGACGCCATCTTCGTGGGAAAAGACTTGTCCGATCTGGCCCGGTCCAGTTTGTTTGACCGTTTCATCCAGTGGGTGTGTTGA
- the LOC119228669 gene encoding collagen alpha-2(VI) chain-like isoform X1 — MAFEISALIILCALQAAAPQGLVPRGPRPVPGRGDSPDPTPPPLLPIPPGCMNGIIDCPIKVFFTLDTSETIALHEAPPGSLVKTVMEFTKVFAQRLVDEQYKGQVQMSWSIGGLNYSETQHVFSPFTTKETFIRNLNRIVYEGKGTHTDCALQRMTQQLTNHYSGTKPVLFSVVITDGYVTAEPCGGMREMADKAREKGIQIFSVAASRSVDEPGMKDIAGPLHEVYRDDYKVVDIVSGRPEINTASIHRIIQIMKHQAYAQCYQLKCLKTPGMPGQPGPDGPKGSKGDRGFAGRKGETGKQGDPGIEGPIGKPGPKGETGLRGDKGEIGTVGAKGVVGVAGGNGTDGRKGKMGHVGAPGCKGDPGDKGSDGYQGDFGATGPPGENGAKGYLGLPGKSGRPGLQGNPGAKGDVGHPGNPGPPGEKGFVGIGGLPGEGGEGGRRGDPGTKGRPGPDGLKGEKGELGLLGARGRPGEDGFKGAKGDPGLPGPRGPTGEPGGPGKTGPIGNPGDPGRRGDSGPPGPKGDNGRPGFSYSGPRGPAGDKGDPGRKGPTGSRGDCGAKGEAGNNGPPGDSGEPGQRGQPGERGPRGDSGPDGHPGPAGDPGLNDCDVMSYMRETCGCCDCEKHCGALDIVFVIDSSESVGLTNFTLEKNFVINTINRLGSMASDPTSTSGTRVGVVQFSHNGTFEAIRLDDPKINSMSAFKAAVKELQWIAGGTFTPSALKFAYDNLIRDGKRARAKVSVVVITDGRFDPRDDDHLLQYLCDNGVVVNAIGVGDMFDKTQDNEILDSIACNKKERVTEMGRYVDLVSEVFMNTMENVLCPDPVVVCPDLPCQSLPDVSACVQRPVDLVFLLDGSERLGLENFRLVREFVQKVAENLALAGSGNDPMRARLALVEFGKEVENRVAFPLTHDPAVIAGGIARLGYLDTSSSVGPAITYAIDNILSRGRGRKTRPNAEVSFVFITDGVTDSSDLDEAVSAMRREQVISTVVATSSDVNHDVLMKLAMDDKDAIFVGKDLSDLARSSLFDRFIQWVC, encoded by the exons ATGGCTTTCGAGATTTCGGCGCTCATCATTCTGTGCGCGCTCCAAGCTGCGGCCCCTCAAGGATTGGTCCCTCGGGGACCCAGGCCAGTACCCGGCCGAGGTGACAGCCCAGATCCGACTCCGCCTCCACTTCTGCCGATACCCCCAGGTTGTATGA ATGGGATAATCGACTGTCCCATCAAGGTGTTCTTCACCCTGGACACCTCGGAGACTATCGCCCTACACGAGGCCCCGCCTGGCAGCCTGGTGAAAACAGTCATGGAGTTCACGAAGGTCTTTGCCCAGAGGCTGGTCGACGAGCAGTACAAGGGCCAGGTCCAGATGTCCTGGTCCATAGGAGGCCTGAACTACTCTGAGACGCAGCACGTCTTCAGCCCGTTCACAACCAAGGAGACCTTCATCAGGAACCTCAACAGGATCGTGTATGAAGGCAAAGGCACCCACACCGACTGCGCCCTCCAAAGAATGACTCAACAACTAACCAACCACTACTCCGGGACCAAGCCCGTCCTCTTCTCTGTGGTCATCACTGACGGGTATGTGACGGCAGAGCCGTGCGGAGGGATGAGGGAGATGGCGGACAAGGCCCGGGAGAAGGGAATCCAAATTTTCTCAGTGGCAGCGTCCAGGAGCGTCGATGAACCGGGAATGAAGGACATAGCCGGCCCGCTCCATGAAGTGTACCGTGACGACTACAAGGTTGTGGACATCGTCAGCGGGAGGCCAGAAATAAACACCGCATCCATCCATCGCATCATACAAATTATG aaacatCAAGCCTATGCACAG TGCTACCAACTAAAATGCTTGAAGACACCCGGGATGCCCGGGCAACCGGGGCCCGACGGTCCGAAA GGCTCAAAGGGAGACAGGGGTTTTGctgggagaaaaggagagacgGGCAAACAG ggTGATCCCGGCATTGAAGGTCCAATCGGAAAACCTGGTCCGAAG GGAGAGACTGGTCTGAGAGGTGACAAG GGTGAAATCGGAACAGTTGGAGCAAAG GGTGTGGTGGGAGTAGCTGGCGGGAATGGAACTGACGGTCGAAAG GGTAAAATGGGCCATGTTGGAGCTCCTGGTTGCAAAGGTGATCCGGGTGACAAG GGATCAGATGGTTACCAGGGAGACTTTGGAGCCACGGGGCCACCCGGTGAAAATGGAGCAAAG GGATATCTAGGGCTCCCTGGGAAGTCGGGTCGTCCGGGCCTTCAGGGCAACCCAGGAGCAAAG ggggatgttggacatCCTGGAAATCCAGGGCCACCAGGAGAAAAGGGTTTTGTG GGAATTGGTGGCTTacctggagaaggaggtgaaggg GGCCGGAGAGGAGACCCAGGGACAAAGGGAAGGCCGGGCCCCGATGGGCTAAAAGGAGAAAAG GGAGAACTGGGGCTGCTGGGAGCCAGAGGACGGCCCGGAGAAGACGGATTCAAGGGCGCGAAG GGAGACCCAGGACTGCCAGGACCGAGGGGTCCGACGGGAGAACCGGGGGGTCCCGGAAAAACT GGCCCAATAGGAAATCCCGGAGATCCTGGAAGAAGGGGAGACTCAGGGCCACCTGGACCAAAA ggtGACAACGGAAGACCGGGATTCAGCTATTCTGGACCGAGAGGACCAGCT GGAGACAAAGGCGATCCGGGTAGAAAAGGACCCACGGGGAGCAGAGGTGATTGTGGTGCTAAAGGGGAAGCTGGAAATAACGGACCACCAGGAGACTCT GGGGAGCCGGGTCAGCGGGGTCAGCCCGGGGAGAGAGGACCCAGAGGAGATAGTGGACCAGAC gggCACCCAGGACCAGCGGGGGATCCGGGGCTTAAC GACTGTGACGTCATGAGTTACATGAGGGAGACGTGCGGTTGCTGTG ACTGTGAGAAGCACTGTGGAGCTCTGGACATTGTATTTGTAATTGATAGCTCCGAGAGCGTCGGGCTCACCAACTTCACTCTGGAAAAGAACTTTGTTATCAACACCATCAACCGGTTGGGATCTATGGCCAGCGACCCTACGTCGACAAGCG GCACACGAGTCGGAGTCGTTCAATTCAGTCACAACGGGACCTTCGAGGCCATCCGTCTCGACGATCCCAAAATCAACTCCATGTCGGCCTTCAAAGCGGCAGTGAAGGAGCTGCAGTGGATAGCCGGCGGCACCTTCACCCCCTCGGCCCTAAAGTTTGCCTACGATAACCTCATCAGGGACGGCAAGAGGGCCCGGGCCAAAGTGTCCGTGGTGGTGATCACAGACGGCCGCTTTGACCCGCGCGACGACGACCACCTGCTCCAGTACCTCTGCGACAACGGCGTGGTGGTTAACGCCATCGGGGTCGGCGACATGTTTGACAAGACACAGGATAACGAGATCCTGGACTCCATCGCGTGCAACAAGAAGGAGCGCGTCACCGAGATGGGTCGCTACGTCGACTTGGTGTCCGAGGTGTTCATGAACACGATGGAGAACGTCCTCTGCCCCG ACCCTGTGGTGGTGTGCCCTGATCTCCCCTGCCAAAGCC TGCCCGATGTGTCTGCGTGCGTCCAGCGGCCGGTGGATTTGGTGTTTCTGCTGGACGGCTCGGAGCGCCTCGGGCTGGAGAATTTCCGGCTGGTCCGTGAGTTCGTGCAGAAGGTGGCGGAGAACTTGGCCCTGGCCGGCAGCGGCAACGACCCCATGAGAGCCCGCTTGGCGTTGGTAGAGTTCGGCAAGGAGGTCGAGAACAGAGTGGCCTTCCCTCTCACGCACGACCCCGCCGTCATCGCCGGCGGCATTGCGCGCTTGGGTTATCTCGACACTTCTTCGAGCGTGGGGCCCGCCATCACCTACGCCATCGACAACATCCTGAGCAGGGGGAGAGGTCGCAAGACGAGACCCAACGCGGAGGTGTCATTTGTGTTCATCACAGACGGCGTCACCGACAGCAGCGACCTGGACGAGGCGGTGAGCGCGATGCGCAGGGAACAGGTGATTTCCACGGTGGTAGCCACGAGCAGTGACGTTAACCACGACGTCCTGATGAAGCTGGCCATGGATGACAAGGACGCCATCTTCGTGGGAAAAGACTTGTCCGATCTGGCCCGGTCCAGTTTGTTTGACCGTTTCATCCAGTGGGTGTGTTGA
- the xrcc5 gene encoding X-ray repair cross-complementing protein 5, translating into MICKINGEQLLLGTGTTFLFLLFTVSLRSHNKVTRGLCNREERKMAKAALVLCMDVGFSMSNSAPGEESPFELAKKVIQKFVQRQVFAETKDELAVVLFGTGSTKNSLDQDGQYQNITVHRPLMVPDFQLLEEIENQIHPENQQVDWLDALVVCMDLLKTGTQGKKCDRVNISLLTDLNTPANSEQLDVIIENLKKANITLQFFLPFPVEDDEEDGGDADRRSPGPRGTGKGLSREQQSGLDMVKHVMLTLNEEDGLDEIYSFRKAIEQLCMFKCIEKRPTAWPCLLTIGSCLPIRIVGYKAVTEERLKKTWTTVDAQSHQKDDVKRETVYCLDDDNETEVQKDDTIQGFRYGSDIVPFSKVDQEQMKYKHDGKCFAVLGFTKQNLVRRHHFMGNQVLKVFPAKEDEHAGIALSALIRALDGLNMAAIVRYAYNSISSPQVGAAFPCIKKDYECLIYVQLPFTEDLRQFAFPSLENNKKFTPSENQLSAVDSLIDSMMLVEEDDDNGGQKDMFKVHHIPNPAFQRHFQCLHHRAVSPGAPLPPMEPWLKAALERPGVITERCRCPLEEVKKKFPLTEVEKKKKLKTSAQIFGIDSGEPAAKKAKRDEEEEEEDYNFADISEGSVTSVGSVNPARDFRLLIKKKSLPFGDVCQQLTRRIEQLLGNKNTPYYMKSITCIQAFREQSVKLEEANLYNGYLQSLKRSIPNRGLEVFWDLLVQDAITLISKDEVEGSTVSKTDADQFLVSEEEKKEEAAALPAEDTGDVDDLLDMM; encoded by the exons ATGATCTGTAAAATTAACGGGGAACAATTATTACTCGGAACCGGAACTACATTCCTGTTTCTACTGTTCACAGTTTCTCTTCGGAGCCATAATAAGGTAACACGCGGACTTTGTAACagggaagagagaaagatggcCAAA GCAGCGTTGGTGTTGTGCATGGATGTTGGGTTCTCCATGTCCAACTCGGCCCCGGGTGAAGAGTCTCCTTTTGAACTTGCCAAAAAAGTCATCCAGAAGTTTGTCCAGCGCCAG GTTTTTGCAGAAACCAAAGATGAACTGGCTGTAGTCCTGTTTGGCACAGGCTCCACCAAGAACTCCCTGGACCAGGACGGCCAGTACCAGAACATCACCGTGCATCGTCCTCTCATGGTGCCCGATTTTCAGCTTCTTGAGGAAATCGAGAATCAGATCCATCCAGAGAATCAGCAGGTCGATT GGCTGGATGCGCTTGTTGTGTGCATGGATCTCCTTAAGACAGGAACACA GGGGAAGAAGTGTGATCGTGTCAACATTTCCCTCCTGACTGACCTCAACACTCCGGCCAACTCGGAGCAGCTAGACGTTATCATTGAAAACCTGAAAAAAGCTAACATCACCCTGCAGTTTTT CTTGCCTTTCCCCGtggaggatgatgaagaggatggaggagatgcGGACAGAAGAAGCCCTGGTCCCCGAGGAACAGGCAAAGGTCTGTCGAGGGAACAGCAGAGCGGCCTCGACATGGTGAAACACGTCATGCTGACCCTCAACGAGGAGGACGGCCTGGATGAAATCTACTCCTTCAG GAAGGCGATTGAGCAGCTGTGCATGTTTAAGTGCATCGAGAAGAGGCCCACGGCCTGGCCCTGTCTGCTGACCATCGGCAGCTGTCTGCCCATCCGCATTGTTGGATACAAAGCA GTGACCGAGGAGAGACTCAAGAAAACGTGGACGACAGTTGATGCTCAATCACACCAGAAAGACGACGTGAAGAGAGAGACCGTCTACTGTCTGGATGATGACAACGAGACAGAGGTGCAAAAGGACGATACCATCCAAG GTTTCCGTTACGGAAGTGATATCGTTCCCTTCTCCAAAGTAGATCAAGAACAGATGAAATACAAGCACGACGGGAAGTGCTTTGCTGTCCTTGGCTTCACCAAACAGAACTTG GTACGCCGCCATCACTTCATGGGGAATCAAGTCTTGAAGGTGTTTCCTGCCAAGGAAGACGAG CATGCCGGAATTGCGCTGTCCGCTCTCATCCGGGCGTTAGACGGACTCAACATGGCGGCCATCGTACGCTACGCCTATAACAGCATCAGCAGCCCTCAAGTAGGAGCAGCCTTCCCCTGCATCAAGAAGGACTATGAG TGTCTGATCTACGTCCAGCTGCCCTTCACGGAAGACCTGAGGCAGTTTGCATTTCCTTCTctcgaaaacaacaaaaagttcaCTCCGTCCG AGAACCAGCTGTCTGCCGTGGACTCTCTCATTGACTCCATGATGCTggtagaggaggacgacgaTAACGGAGGCCAAAAGGACATGTTTAAGGTCCACCACATTCCCAACCCTGCCTTCCAGAGGCACTTCCAG TGTCTGCACCACCGGGCCGTGAGCCCCGGCGCCCCTCTTCCCCCCATGGAGCCCTGGCTGAAGGCTGCGCTGGAACGCCCGGGTGTCATTACTGAACGTTGCCGTTGTCCACtcgaggaggtgaagaagaagtTTCCTCTCACGGaagtggagaagaaaaagaagctgaAAACCAGTGCACAGATTTTTGGCATAGA CTCTGGGGAGCCAGCTgccaaaaaggcaaaaagagacgaagaggaggaggaggaggactacaACTTTGCGGACATTTCCGAAGGGTCTGTTACTTCG GTGGGAAGCGTGAATCCAGCCAGGGACTTCAGGTTGTTGATCAAGAAGAAGAGTCTACCATTCGGAGACG TCTGTCAGCAACTGACTCGGAGGATAGAGCAGTTGCTTGGCAACAAGAACACACCGTACTACATGAAAAGCATCACCTGTATCCAGGCCTTTAGAGAGCAGTCTGTTAAG ctggaggaggccaaTCTGTACAACGGCTACCTCCAGTCCCTAAAGAGAAGCATCCCAAACAGAGGGCTGGAGGTCTTCTGGGACCTGCTGGTTCAAG acgcTATAACTCTGATCAGTAAGGACGAGGTTGAAGGAAGCACTGTATCCAAAACCGATGCTGATCAG TTTCTGGtttctgaggaggagaagaaggaggaggcggccgCTCTGCCAGCTGAAGATACCGGAGATGTTGATGACTTG CTGGACATGATGTAA
- the tmem169b gene encoding transmembrane protein 169, with amino-acid sequence MVQVEESQTEGEGSPQTISEVSGNHVDDGETGPSVRRKRRKKKDPRPESIIVYRSEMERAPGEDQDVEEGAERSSEEGAKFLCTPTGEGGGWSLPPDSRYVTLTGTITRGKKKGQVVDIHLTLTKREIRDLAKSKERLDAECEAGDGGNRACSFGVCHGPHVVLWSLSCAPIIFLLSFITSFYYGTLTWYNVFLVYNEERTFWHKITVCPFLIIFYPMLIMPVALSLALYSAVVQVSWAFSEWWQDVRDLEKGFCGWACGKLGLEDCSPYSIVELLDSDTVSGTLDSKAPSELAQTSSV; translated from the exons ATGGTACAGGTGGAGGAGTCTCAAACCGAGGGAGAGGGCAGCCCCCAGACGATCTCCGAGGTATCGGGGAACCACGTGGACGATGGAGAAACAGGGCCTTCcgtcaggaggaagaggaggaagaagaaagaccCGCGTCCGGAGTCCATTATTGTTTACCGCTCTGAAATGGAGAGGGCGCCCGGAGAGGACCAAGACGTtgaggagggagcagagagaagcTCGGAGGAGGGAGCGAAATTCCTCTGCACACCTACTGGCGAAG gaggaggatggagtctTCCTCCAGACAGCCGCTACGTGACCCTGACAGGCACCATCACCCGGGGGAAGAAGAAGGGCCAGGTCGTCGACATCCACCTCACCTTGACGAAGAGGGAAATCCGGGACCTGGCCAAGTCGAAGGAACGTCTCGACGCAGAGTGCGAGGCCGGGGACGGCGGCAATCGCGCCTGCAGTTTCGGCGTGTGCCACGGGCCCCACGTTGTCCTGTGGAGCCTCTCCTGCGCCCCCatcattttcctcctctccttcatcaCTTCCTTCTACTACGGCACTCTGACCTGGTACAACGTCTTCCTGGTGTACAACGAGGAGCGGACGTTCTGGCACAAGATCACCGTATGCCCCTTCCTCATCATCTTCTACCCCATGCTCATCATGCCCGTGGCGCTGTCGCTGGCTCTGTACTCCGCCGTGGTGCAGGTGTCCTGGGCCTTCAGCGAGTGGTGGCAGGATGTGAGAGACCTGGAGAAGGGCTTCTGCGGCTGGGCCTGCGGGAAGCTGGGACTGGAGGACTGCTCCCCGTACAGCATAGTGGAGCTGCTCGACTCGGACACCGTCTCCGGCACCCTGGACAGCAAGGCCCCGAGTGAACTCGCCCAGACGTCCTCGGTCTGA
- the LOC119228674 gene encoding uncharacterized protein LOC119228674, with the protein MNEQFSLNHIDKLLFQFALQTRELSQKKNEINQQIKVCRVDTAERRSSIDAMQRNIQKLEEEIRAKQSTVTHNKANAKSMKATNALLLQYEQTLKADLESRNASYNRDLEVHEERMASCRKTFQSHKEYYCKNPLAQKLLTLQAEKEEIESRIRGCDDQIAMKQKELDQLTGPAVNSFLPEKPPASVPDQPPRAEPEKQLDTQTEEESNSSIDISSLHLNQAKKGDATCVEANTEEACEENKVQYSSACRPSSADNELWSCQPLDEQRQPDEMHTKEQDGEESRQDDHVLQSAASAAQQEVEVEAPEVATDEEQAQSEDDNEGLAAVPSSPTFPFAFSPPRQGTSDAKSPPFLFSVNSDPSTPAFSGFGFDAGSSLEEESPFAFTCPFFNEKKTSEPKSSTCPEFLFGQPEQSEAFKFPFQSPNPRTTDKENTREDFPFSFNF; encoded by the exons ATGAACGAACAATTTTCACTTAATCACATCGACAAACTGCTTTTTCAGTTTG CTCTCCAGACGAGGGAGCTCTCCCAAAAGAAGAATGAAATCAACCAACAGATTAAAG TTTGCAGAGTTGACACTGCTGAGAGAAGGTCATCCATTGACGCGATGCAGAGAAATATCCAAAAACTGGAGGAGGAAATCAGGGCGAAGCAGAGCACTGTGACACATAACAAAGCCAATGCTAAAAG CATGAAGGCGACAAACGCTCTGCTGCTTCAGTATGAGCAAACACTGAAAGCAGACCTGGAGAGCAGAAACGCAAGCTACAACCGTGACCT AGAGGTCCATGAAGAGAGAATGGCGAGCTGCAGGAAGACTTTCCAGTCGCATAAGGAATATTATTGCAAAAATCCTTTAGCTCAAAAGCTCCTCACGCTGCAGGCTGAAAAAGAGGAGATTGAGTCTAGGATCAGGGGTTGTGATGATCAAATTGCAATGAAACAGAAGGAGCTGGATCAACTCACTG GTCCAGCCGTCAATTCTTTTCTCCCTGAGAAACCACCTGCCAG TGTCCCTGATCAGCCGCCCAGagcagaaccagagaaacaacTGGATACCCAGACAGAGGAGGAAAGTAATTCATCAATAGACATCTCTTCTCTTCATCTTAACCAGGCAAAG AAGGGTGATGCAACTTGTGTAGAAGCAAATACTGAAGAAGCTTGCGAGGAAAACAAGGTACAGTATTCTTCCGCCTGCCGCCCGTCCTCAGCTGACAACGAGCTGTGGTCATGTCAGCCGCTGGACG AGCAAAGACAGCCAGATGAGATGCACACCAAGGAGCAGGATGGGGAGGAATCTAGACAAGACGACCACGTCTTG CAATCCGCTGCGTCAGCCGCGCAGCAGGAAGTGGAGGTCGAGGCGCCGGAAGTAGCCACCGACGAGGAGCAGGCACAGAGCGAAGATGACAACGAGGGACTCGCTGCTGTTCCTTCGTCCCCAACCTTCCCATTTGC CTTCAGCCCCCCACGTCAAGGCACCTCTGATGCCAAATCTCCACCTTTCCTGTTCTCTGTGAACTCCGATCCCAGCACGCCGGCCTTCTCTGGGTTCGGTTTTGACGCCGGCTCTTCTCTGGAGGAG GAGTCCCCTTTCGCTTTTACCTGCCCCTTTTTCAACGAGAAG AAAACTTCAGAACCAAAGTCTTCGACCT GCCCAGAGTTCCTGTTTGGACAACCAGAGCAAAGTGAAGCCTTCAAGTTTCCTTTTCAATCCCCGAACCCTCGGACAACCGACAAAGAGAACACCAGGGAggattttccattttcattcaACTTCTGA